Proteins encoded together in one Microcaecilia unicolor chromosome 3, aMicUni1.1, whole genome shotgun sequence window:
- the FAM177B gene encoding protein FAM177B isoform X2 has translation MEDTGEVVQNKLEEVDLGKQRRPKRIINFVSGETMEEYSTEDEEEDDKQKEIQNVDTSTLSWGSYLQFWLMRIATSSFFTCDFLGGKLASLLGLNLPKYQYAIDEHYRTENEGSNDEDEDEDGGVVATSHEAAALREKQHFPMQSVAYGSISSPKNTISLAEKTTEYGLGNLSFSTRNVE, from the exons ATGGAAGACACGGGGGAAGTTGTACAG AATAAGCTAGAAGAGGTGGACCTGGGAAAGCAGAGGCGCCCAAAGAGGATCATTAACTTTGTGAGCGGAGAAACCATGGAAGAATACAGCACAGAGGACGAAGAGGAAGATGACAAGCAGAAGGAAATACAAAATGTAGACACA TCGACTCTTTCCTGGGGTTCCTATCTCCAATTTTGGCTAATGAGAATTGCAACGTCGTCATTTTTTA CTTGTGATTTTCTTGGTGGCAAGCTTGCATCTCTCCTTGGACTCAATCTGCCCAAATATCAATATGCAATAGATGAACACTACAGGACAGAAAATGAG GGGAGCAATGATGAGgatgaggatgaggatggaggtGTAGTGGCTACATCGCATGAAGCTGCTGCTCTGAGAGAGAAGCAACATTTTCCAATGCAAAGTGTGGCATACGGGTCAATATCTTCACCTAAAAACACCATTTCTCTTGCTGAGAAAACCACAGAATATGGCCTAGGAAATCTAAGCTTTTCAACGAGGAATGTAGAATAA
- the FAM177B gene encoding protein FAM177B isoform X1 — protein MEDTGEVVQQNKLEEVDLGKQRRPKRIINFVSGETMEEYSTEDEEEDDKQKEIQNVDTSTLSWGSYLQFWLMRIATSSFFTCDFLGGKLASLLGLNLPKYQYAIDEHYRTENEGSNDEDEDEDGGVVATSHEAAALREKQHFPMQSVAYGSISSPKNTISLAEKTTEYGLGNLSFSTRNVE, from the exons ATGGAAGACACGGGGGAAGTTGTACAG CAGAATAAGCTAGAAGAGGTGGACCTGGGAAAGCAGAGGCGCCCAAAGAGGATCATTAACTTTGTGAGCGGAGAAACCATGGAAGAATACAGCACAGAGGACGAAGAGGAAGATGACAAGCAGAAGGAAATACAAAATGTAGACACA TCGACTCTTTCCTGGGGTTCCTATCTCCAATTTTGGCTAATGAGAATTGCAACGTCGTCATTTTTTA CTTGTGATTTTCTTGGTGGCAAGCTTGCATCTCTCCTTGGACTCAATCTGCCCAAATATCAATATGCAATAGATGAACACTACAGGACAGAAAATGAG GGGAGCAATGATGAGgatgaggatgaggatggaggtGTAGTGGCTACATCGCATGAAGCTGCTGCTCTGAGAGAGAAGCAACATTTTCCAATGCAAAGTGTGGCATACGGGTCAATATCTTCACCTAAAAACACCATTTCTCTTGCTGAGAAAACCACAGAATATGGCCTAGGAAATCTAAGCTTTTCAACGAGGAATGTAGAATAA